One segment of Corynebacterium atrinae DNA contains the following:
- a CDS encoding nucleotidyl transferase AbiEii/AbiGii toxin family protein, with amino-acid sequence MSRGEEVFRLIQSEARATTIVVSAGVPTQEYLIRHTLESFLDCLTRTPHAKNFVLKGGVLLAAYGVRRATKDADSNAVGTEVSIDSLVSVVHDVVGVEVDDGVIFNLDSITVQEIREHSDYPGFRVRVGVSIGAWKGTAAWDVSTGDPIFPAPREVRIDRVLGASISILGYAPETSIAEKGVTILERGITSTRWRDYVDIVQLARQGIDTDELFKSARAVARYRGVALESIAPHVSGYGKVGQSKWAAWRRKHKLEGLCEAELDDQMTLVASYLDPAFSRGDSPSLE; translated from the coding sequence ATGAGTAGAGGCGAAGAGGTTTTCCGTCTGATTCAGTCCGAAGCACGGGCAACGACCATAGTCGTCAGCGCCGGTGTACCCACGCAGGAGTACTTGATCCGGCACACTCTGGAATCGTTTTTGGATTGCCTGACTCGCACTCCCCACGCGAAAAATTTCGTACTCAAAGGTGGAGTCCTACTTGCGGCATACGGCGTACGCCGCGCTACAAAGGACGCTGATTCGAATGCTGTCGGAACGGAAGTTTCGATCGATAGCCTCGTGTCTGTCGTCCATGATGTTGTCGGCGTTGAGGTTGATGATGGAGTGATATTCAACCTGGACTCAATCACCGTGCAGGAGATCCGTGAGCATTCCGATTACCCTGGCTTCCGAGTCCGAGTCGGTGTGTCGATAGGGGCATGGAAAGGGACCGCTGCGTGGGATGTCTCCACCGGGGATCCAATATTTCCTGCTCCCCGTGAAGTCCGCATCGACCGTGTCTTGGGCGCGTCAATCTCAATACTCGGATACGCACCGGAAACATCGATCGCCGAGAAAGGTGTCACGATCCTCGAACGGGGAATCACCAGCACTCGGTGGCGTGACTACGTGGACATTGTTCAACTCGCCCGGCAGGGAATCGACACTGACGAACTGTTCAAATCCGCGCGAGCTGTAGCTCGCTACCGTGGTGTTGCCCTGGAATCAATTGCACCGCACGTCAGCGGCTACGGGAAAGTGGGACAGTCTAAGTGGGCAGCGTGGCGCCGCAAACACAAACTGGAGGGGCTATGCGAAGCAGAACTAGATGACCAAATGACTCTCGTAGCGTCATATCTCGACCCCGCCTTCAGCCGCGGAGACTCGCCATCACTCGAGTAA
- a CDS encoding dihydrolipoyl dehydrogenase family protein produces the protein MEGRDALIRKLNAANYEMLADREEVTLLDGEARFVGPHEVAVDTQDGEVRVTAEYIVVNTGTTPRPLDFPGADGPRVFDSTTIQHIDPFPKHLTIIGGGFIGCEFANMFSLFGSKVTMLDAGPEFLPRLDRDVADAVSALFVERGIDVRQNAKVTAIGADGSVSAGDKIDSDAVLIAAGRTPATAGLGLEEAGIATDVRGIIVVDDQLRTSVDKVFATGDVNGGPQFTYISLDDFRIVADALLGPGARRRSDRVAVPNVTFITPPLATVGLNEADARESGRNVLVGSLPVANIAVMPRPKIVGETHGIIKLLVDADSDELLGATIFSIDAQEVINLLALAIRSGTTATELRDGIWTHPSSTEALNGVLNNLRPL, from the coding sequence GTGGAAGGTCGGGATGCCCTGATCAGGAAGCTCAATGCCGCTAACTATGAGATGTTGGCTGATCGCGAGGAGGTTACCCTGCTCGACGGTGAGGCTCGGTTCGTGGGGCCGCATGAGGTGGCCGTCGATACGCAGGACGGTGAGGTGCGGGTGACTGCTGAGTACATCGTGGTCAACACCGGCACGACGCCGCGGCCGCTGGATTTTCCGGGTGCCGACGGCCCGCGGGTCTTCGATTCCACGACCATCCAGCACATCGATCCGTTCCCCAAGCACCTGACCATCATTGGGGGCGGGTTCATCGGCTGCGAGTTTGCCAACATGTTTTCCCTCTTCGGCTCGAAAGTGACGATGCTGGATGCGGGGCCTGAGTTCCTGCCGCGTCTCGATCGCGATGTCGCCGATGCCGTCTCCGCTCTCTTCGTCGAGCGGGGCATCGATGTGCGGCAAAACGCCAAGGTCACCGCTATTGGGGCCGATGGATCGGTCAGCGCTGGTGACAAGATTGATTCCGACGCCGTCCTCATCGCCGCCGGTCGCACGCCCGCCACGGCGGGCTTGGGGCTGGAGGAAGCCGGGATTGCGACCGATGTGCGGGGAATTATTGTTGTCGACGATCAGCTGCGGACGAGCGTCGATAAGGTTTTTGCCACCGGTGACGTTAATGGTGGACCGCAGTTCACCTACATCTCACTCGATGATTTTCGGATCGTCGCCGACGCCCTCCTCGGCCCCGGTGCCCGGCGACGCAGCGATCGAGTCGCCGTGCCCAACGTGACGTTCATCACTCCGCCGCTCGCGACCGTCGGACTCAACGAAGCTGACGCCCGCGAAAGTGGCCGCAATGTGCTGGTCGGCAGCCTGCCGGTGGCCAACATCGCCGTCATGCCACGTCCCAAGATCGTGGGGGAGACGCACGGCATCATCAAACTGCTTGTCGATGCCGACAGTGACGAACTCCTGGGCGCCACCATCTTCAGCATTGATGCCCAAGAAGTCATCAACCTTCTGGCCCTGGCCATCCGCTCCGGCACCACGGCAACCGAACTTCGCGATGGCATCTGGACTCACCCCTCGTCCACTGAGGCACTCAACGGGGTGCTCAACAATCTGCGACCGCTGTAG
- a CDS encoding DDE-type integrase/transposase/recombinase: protein MAEIYWRHVDDRREPYLGSQSSFYRLARMMRAFTPVPRARTRPARSPVPQVTATGPGQVFVWDVTWILGSLVRQKWALYQVMDLYSRKIVGWTIQPGEDTVIATDLIEQCLVDQGIGTVKIVHSDNGSIMTSKAMTALLGRYNVTQSLIRPSVSNDNPQCESLHRTVKRHRLALEVYTDITQAYETIAAVIEAYNTTDHHSGIASFTPEEVFTGEWVATLEHRRRRKGVYYRDHRQRFHAPPKVWTVPHAVTINLAKPPEEFVLAQ, encoded by the coding sequence GTGGCTGAGATCTACTGGCGTCACGTAGATGACCGGCGGGAACCCTACCTGGGATCACAGTCAAGTTTTTACCGTCTGGCCCGGATGATGCGCGCGTTCACACCGGTGCCACGGGCACGCACCCGCCCGGCACGCAGCCCGGTACCGCAGGTCACGGCGACGGGACCGGGGCAGGTGTTTGTGTGGGATGTGACCTGGATTCTAGGGAGCTTGGTCCGTCAGAAATGGGCACTGTATCAGGTCATGGATTTGTATTCGCGCAAGATCGTTGGATGGACAATCCAGCCTGGTGAAGACACCGTGATTGCTACCGACCTCATTGAGCAGTGCCTCGTTGATCAGGGGATCGGCACGGTGAAGATCGTGCATTCAGATAACGGGTCCATCATGACCAGCAAGGCCATGACTGCCCTGCTGGGGAGGTACAACGTGACTCAATCGTTGATCCGTCCGTCGGTGAGCAACGATAACCCGCAGTGTGAGTCATTGCACCGTACTGTCAAGCGGCACCGTTTGGCGTTGGAGGTCTACACCGATATCACCCAGGCGTATGAGACTATCGCGGCTGTTATCGAGGCGTACAACACTACTGATCATCATTCGGGGATAGCGTCGTTTACTCCTGAGGAGGTGTTCACCGGTGAATGGGTGGCGACGTTGGAGCACCGTCGGCGTCGTAAGGGTGTCTATTACCGTGATCATCGCCAGCGGTTTCATGCCCCGCCGAAGGTCTGGACGGTGCCGCATGCGGTGACGATCAATCTTGCTAAGCCGCCTGAGGAGTTCGTCCTTGCCCAGTAG
- a CDS encoding IS1249 family transposase: MSSNNRPTCPLCHQPMKKNGTTTKGTTRWRCTTPDCGISTVQPRAHTTDRHHFTAFINWINSTASLSTIAADLGVTRRTLTRWFADFWFIQLPDNTDPHRVYDQVFIDGTYFHNTCLLVACTTDHVLTWHWCATEDSFNYGTLLQQLAPPEVVTTDGQRGALKAITTHWPTSKVQRCLIHVKRNIQKYVTTRPATPAGKALRRLSLQLLAVETAQQAADWTLALHRFHSTFGDWLNEKTYLDDVDPTTVPRFARHNTTWWYTHYRQRSAYRLLERLYKAGNLFVYLNRTDLNTRALKATTNHLEGGVNAQLKHLARAHRGTFDEHQRIIMDWWLYLHTENHDTPESIARAQDFGRVGKRRAVELIEQDHLQRSGSGDGRPVGFDTGIEHSQSQWVRQGWAGRSH, encoded by the coding sequence GTGAGCTCGAATAACCGCCCGACCTGCCCGCTGTGCCACCAGCCCATGAAGAAAAACGGCACCACCACCAAAGGAACCACCCGCTGGCGCTGCACAACCCCCGACTGCGGCATCTCCACCGTTCAACCACGAGCCCACACCACCGACCGCCACCACTTCACCGCGTTTATCAACTGGATCAACTCCACCGCCAGCCTGAGCACCATCGCCGCCGACTTGGGTGTCACCAGACGCACTCTGACACGCTGGTTCGCCGACTTCTGGTTCATCCAGCTCCCCGACAACACCGACCCCCACCGCGTCTATGACCAGGTCTTCATCGACGGCACCTACTTCCACAACACATGCCTGCTCGTCGCCTGCACCACCGACCACGTCCTCACCTGGCACTGGTGTGCCACCGAGGACTCCTTCAACTACGGCACACTCCTCCAACAACTCGCCCCACCAGAAGTGGTCACCACCGACGGACAACGAGGCGCCCTCAAAGCCATCACCACACACTGGCCAACCTCGAAGGTCCAGCGCTGCCTGATCCATGTCAAACGCAACATCCAGAAATACGTCACTACCCGACCAGCCACCCCGGCCGGCAAAGCACTACGCCGACTATCTCTGCAACTACTAGCCGTTGAGACCGCGCAACAGGCCGCTGACTGGACCCTTGCCCTGCATCGATTCCACTCCACCTTCGGCGACTGGCTCAACGAGAAGACCTACCTCGACGACGTTGACCCCACCACCGTGCCACGATTCGCCCGTCACAACACCACCTGGTGGTACACCCACTACCGCCAACGATCGGCCTACAGACTTCTCGAACGGCTCTACAAAGCAGGCAACCTGTTTGTCTACCTCAACCGCACCGATCTCAACACGCGGGCACTTAAGGCAACTACCAACCACCTGGAAGGTGGCGTGAACGCTCAACTCAAACACCTCGCCCGCGCCCACCGAGGCACCTTCGACGAGCACCAACGCATCATCATGGACTGGTGGCTCTACCTGCACACCGAAAATCACGACACCCCGGAATCCATCGCCCGCGCCCAGGACTTTGGCCGTGTTGGTAAACGCCGGGCAGTCGAACTCATCGAGCAGGACCACCTACAACGATCCGGTTCGGGCGACGGGCGCCCGGTGGGGTTCGATACCGGGATTGAGCACTCACAGTCCCAGTGGGTTCGCCAGGGTTGGGCCGGGCGATCCCATTGA
- a CDS encoding DsbA family protein, with product MSTKKVSNPNAKGGSGFLWAILAVVLIAAVVIGYIVISGQGKKTEHLADRETVTVDFASNLDDNAVTLKSADAAADAPAVDLYEDFSCHYCAQLAENTDAQMKEALDEGKLVVNVRTLNFLDRGNPDGHSTRAAAAILAVVNSGDTELYWNYRATLLENQEEIFNKWSNDDFADAAVALGANDDVAKAIRNGDYQDEAVAVATANADKLNSETGQVSSPRVIQNGKDVDVADINQWIGAVVK from the coding sequence GTGAGCACCAAAAAGGTCAGCAACCCGAACGCCAAGGGCGGCTCCGGCTTCCTCTGGGCAATCCTCGCCGTCGTCCTCATCGCCGCCGTCGTGATCGGCTACATCGTCATCTCCGGCCAGGGCAAGAAGACCGAGCACCTCGCCGATCGCGAGACCGTCACAGTCGACTTCGCCTCCAACCTCGATGACAACGCCGTGACCCTCAAGTCCGCCGACGCCGCCGCCGACGCCCCAGCCGTCGACCTCTATGAGGACTTCTCCTGCCACTACTGCGCCCAGCTCGCAGAAAACACCGACGCGCAGATGAAAGAAGCCCTGGACGAAGGCAAGCTCGTGGTCAACGTCCGCACCCTCAACTTCCTCGACCGTGGCAACCCCGACGGCCACTCCACCCGTGCCGCCGCCGCCATCCTCGCCGTCGTAAACTCCGGTGACACCGAGCTCTACTGGAATTACCGCGCCACCCTCCTGGAGAACCAGGAAGAGATCTTCAACAAGTGGAGCAACGACGACTTCGCCGACGCCGCCGTCGCCCTGGGCGCCAACGACGATGTAGCCAAGGCCATCCGCAATGGCGACTACCAAGACGAAGCCGTCGCAGTGGCCACCGCCAACGCCGACAAGCTCAACTCCGAGACCGGCCAGGTTTCCTCCCCTCGCGTGATCCAAAACGGCAAGGATGTCGACGTCGCCGACATCAACCAGTGGATCGGCGCTGTGGTGAAGTAG
- a CDS encoding MauE/DoxX family redox-associated membrane protein — translation MSTIEQSEAPADARSWFTRSVLLDAISAFARFFMAYTWISAGIPKLNDHMNMTQAITAYEIFTPQFSDLLARLIGPLEIAGGLMLLLGLFLRPASKLASVVLVLFIIGIAWAWIGGLVIDCGCFNIEPNVDKQAMDYFLTILRDIGFLALSVWTIYRPFKKFAIYP, via the coding sequence GTGTCCACTATTGAACAATCCGAGGCGCCAGCCGACGCTCGCTCGTGGTTTACCCGCTCGGTTCTTCTTGATGCCATCAGCGCCTTCGCGCGCTTCTTCATGGCCTACACCTGGATCTCGGCGGGCATCCCCAAGCTGAACGACCACATGAACATGACGCAGGCGATCACCGCCTACGAAATCTTCACCCCCCAGTTTTCCGATTTGCTGGCCCGCCTCATCGGCCCGCTGGAAATCGCCGGCGGCCTGATGCTGCTCCTCGGGCTGTTCCTTCGCCCAGCCAGCAAACTGGCCTCGGTCGTTCTGGTGCTGTTCATCATCGGCATCGCCTGGGCTTGGATTGGCGGCCTCGTCATCGACTGCGGTTGCTTCAACATCGAGCCCAACGTGGACAAGCAGGCCATGGATTACTTCTTGACCATCCTGCGCGACATCGGCTTCTTGGCACTGAGTGTGTGGACTATCTACCGTCCCTTCAAGAAGTTTGCGATCTACCCCTGA
- the pgm gene encoding phosphoglucomutase (alpha-D-glucose-1,6-bisphosphate-dependent), whose translation MAHERAGQLARPEDLIDIAELVTAYYTRTPDVENPDQQVAFGTSGHRGSSLDTAFNEDHILATTQAIVDYRRANSIGGPVFIGRDPHALSEPAMISALEVLLGNGITVLVDDRGRYTPTPAVSHAILAHNAGLAGGVTGTDPLRADGIVITPSHNPPRDGGFKYNPPSGGPADTDATDWIAARANDYLRAGLDGVSRVPVAGVLDPRAERYNYQDTYIADLPNVVNIDAIRASGLSIGADPMGGASVDYWGAIADAHGLNLTVVNPLVDATWRFMTLDTDGKIRMDCSSPNSMASLVHNRDKFDIATGNDADADRHGIVTPDAGLMNPNHYLAVAIEYLFGNRPGWSPDTAVGKTLVSSSMIDRVVGNLGRRLVEVPVGFKWFVPGLIDGTIGFGGEESAGASFLRHNGTVWSTDKDGLILDLLAAEITAVTGKTPSQRYAELAAEYGAPAYARTDAEANREQKAVLKNLSPEQVTADTLAGEAITAKLTNAPGNGAPIGGLKVTTESAWFAARPSGTEDKYKIYAESFRGEDHLREVQKEAEALVSDVLNKA comes from the coding sequence ATGGCACACGAGCGTGCGGGCCAGTTAGCCCGCCCCGAAGACCTCATCGACATCGCCGAGCTGGTCACCGCGTATTACACCCGCACCCCTGATGTGGAAAACCCCGATCAGCAGGTCGCCTTCGGGACCTCCGGGCACCGCGGTTCCTCCCTCGACACGGCGTTCAATGAGGACCACATCCTGGCCACGACCCAGGCGATCGTCGACTACCGCCGTGCCAATTCCATCGGCGGCCCCGTCTTCATCGGCCGCGACCCCCACGCCCTGTCCGAACCCGCGATGATCTCCGCCCTGGAGGTCCTGCTGGGCAACGGCATCACCGTGCTTGTCGACGACCGTGGGCGATACACCCCCACACCGGCCGTCTCCCACGCCATCCTCGCCCACAATGCCGGGCTCGCCGGTGGCGTCACCGGCACCGACCCGCTGCGGGCCGACGGCATCGTCATCACCCCCTCCCACAACCCACCCCGCGATGGCGGCTTCAAGTACAACCCGCCCTCCGGCGGCCCCGCCGACACCGATGCCACCGATTGGATCGCCGCCCGCGCCAACGACTACCTCCGCGCCGGGCTCGACGGCGTCTCCCGCGTCCCGGTGGCCGGCGTACTTGACCCCCGCGCCGAGCGCTACAACTACCAAGACACCTACATCGCCGACCTGCCCAACGTGGTCAACATTGACGCCATTCGCGCCTCCGGGCTGTCCATCGGCGCCGACCCCATGGGCGGTGCCTCCGTCGATTACTGGGGTGCGATTGCCGACGCCCACGGCCTCAACCTCACCGTGGTCAACCCGCTGGTCGATGCCACCTGGCGCTTCATGACCCTGGACACTGACGGCAAGATCCGCATGGACTGCTCCTCGCCGAACTCCATGGCCTCCCTCGTACACAACCGCGACAAGTTCGACATCGCCACCGGCAACGACGCCGACGCCGACCGCCACGGCATCGTCACCCCCGACGCCGGGCTGATGAACCCGAACCATTACCTCGCCGTGGCCATCGAATACCTCTTTGGCAACCGCCCCGGCTGGTCGCCGGATACCGCCGTGGGCAAGACCCTCGTGTCCTCCTCCATGATCGACCGGGTGGTGGGGAACCTGGGCCGCAGGCTGGTCGAAGTCCCCGTCGGCTTCAAATGGTTCGTCCCCGGGCTGATCGACGGCACCATCGGCTTCGGCGGCGAAGAATCCGCCGGCGCCTCCTTCCTCCGCCACAACGGCACCGTCTGGTCCACCGACAAGGACGGCCTCATCCTCGACCTCCTGGCCGCCGAAATCACCGCTGTCACCGGCAAGACCCCCTCCCAGCGCTACGCCGAACTCGCCGCGGAATACGGAGCCCCTGCCTACGCCCGCACCGACGCCGAAGCCAATCGCGAGCAAAAAGCTGTGCTGAAAAACCTCTCCCCGGAGCAAGTGACAGCTGACACACTCGCCGGCGAAGCCATCACCGCCAAGCTCACTAACGCCCCTGGCAACGGCGCCCCCATCGGCGGCCTCAAAGTCACCACCGAAAGCGCCTGGTTCGCAGCCCGACCTTCCGGTACCGAGGACAAATACAAGATTTATGCCGAGTCCTTCCGAGGGGAAGACCACCTGCGTGAAGTCCAGAAGGAAGCCGAGGCATTGGTGAGCGACGTCCTCAACAAAGCCTGA
- a CDS encoding alanine/glycine:cation symporter family protein produces the protein MESLQNLLDTLGGIVWGPFFLIPLLLGTGLYLTIRLGGIQFFTLGRALRHGLIDRSDEGGKGDISNYQALTTALAATVGVGNIVGVATAISVGGPGALFWIWVTGLVGMASKYTEAFLGVRFRTTDSKGEQSGGPQYYLKRGIQGPVGKVLAFSFAVFAVIASFGIGNLTQANAVSANLERTFGLDTYASGVIIFVLLGAVLLGGIQAIGRVTAAFVPMMIIIYILGGVTVLVLEAGQIPAAIGLIFTDAFTGTAATGGFVGAGIMLAIQFGVARGIFSNESGMGSAAIAAAAAKTSHPVRQGLVSMTQTFIDTLIVVTITGLVIVTSGVWDQGRSTAGTMTAEAFSTVLPGQWGGTIVSLSIIFFAFSTILGWSYYGERSLESLVGRRGTIPYRVIFTIMAFVGATVQLELVWSFSDLANGLMALPNLIGLLILSGLVARETRAYLKFDPKLRASPEDVAAFLRAQGSDWK, from the coding sequence ATGGAATCTTTACAGAATCTCCTCGACACCCTGGGCGGAATCGTCTGGGGTCCTTTCTTCCTCATTCCTCTCCTGTTGGGCACGGGTCTTTACCTCACCATTCGCCTCGGCGGGATTCAGTTCTTTACCTTGGGCCGCGCGCTGCGTCATGGGCTCATAGATAGGTCTGACGAGGGCGGAAAAGGAGATATCTCCAACTATCAGGCGCTGACCACCGCGTTGGCTGCGACGGTCGGCGTGGGCAACATCGTCGGCGTGGCCACGGCCATCTCCGTCGGCGGCCCGGGCGCACTGTTCTGGATCTGGGTTACCGGCCTGGTCGGCATGGCCTCGAAGTACACCGAGGCCTTCCTCGGCGTGCGCTTTCGCACCACGGATTCTAAGGGCGAGCAATCCGGCGGCCCCCAGTACTACCTCAAGCGCGGCATCCAGGGCCCCGTGGGCAAGGTCCTCGCCTTCTCCTTCGCGGTATTCGCCGTCATCGCGTCCTTCGGCATCGGTAACCTCACCCAGGCCAACGCCGTCTCCGCGAACTTGGAGCGAACCTTCGGCCTCGACACGTACGCCTCCGGCGTCATCATCTTCGTTCTGCTCGGCGCCGTCCTCCTCGGCGGCATTCAGGCCATCGGCCGCGTCACCGCTGCCTTCGTGCCCATGATGATCATCATTTATATCCTCGGCGGAGTGACGGTCCTCGTGCTTGAGGCGGGCCAGATCCCCGCCGCCATCGGCCTCATCTTCACCGACGCCTTCACCGGCACGGCCGCCACCGGTGGCTTCGTCGGCGCTGGCATCATGTTGGCCATCCAGTTCGGTGTTGCCCGCGGCATCTTCTCCAACGAGTCCGGAATGGGTTCCGCCGCCATCGCCGCCGCTGCCGCGAAGACCTCTCACCCCGTGCGCCAGGGTTTGGTGTCGATGACACAGACGTTCATCGACACGCTCATCGTGGTCACCATCACCGGCCTGGTCATCGTCACCTCCGGTGTGTGGGATCAGGGGCGCTCTACCGCCGGCACCATGACCGCCGAAGCATTCTCCACGGTCCTGCCCGGCCAGTGGGGCGGCACGATCGTCTCGCTGTCCATCATCTTCTTCGCCTTCTCCACCATCCTCGGCTGGTCCTACTACGGTGAACGTTCCCTGGAGTCGCTGGTCGGCCGCCGCGGCACCATCCCCTACCGCGTCATCTTCACCATCATGGCGTTCGTCGGTGCGACCGTGCAGCTCGAGCTCGTCTGGTCCTTCTCCGACCTCGCCAACGGCCTCATGGCCCTGCCAAACCTCATCGGCTTGCTCATCCTCTCCGGCTTGGTCGCTCGCGAGACCAGGGCGTACCTCAAGTTCGATCCGAAGCTTCGAGCCTCACCCGAGGATGTCGCTGCGTTCCTCCGCGCCCAGGGCAGCGATTGGAAGTAA
- a CDS encoding fluoride efflux transporter family protein: MPEPLAVGVGAALGALLRFAAQGVLGAGMWPLLAVNLLGSFLMGRLRPGPFWGTGVLGGFTSFSTFASLTLAPSLTVGAAYAALTVVGCVGAWLLGDRL; this comes from the coding sequence ATCCCTGAACCGCTCGCCGTGGGAGTCGGCGCCGCCCTCGGCGCCCTCCTCCGCTTCGCCGCGCAGGGAGTACTCGGAGCCGGGATGTGGCCGCTACTCGCGGTCAACCTTCTCGGCTCCTTTCTCATGGGCCGCCTGCGCCCCGGCCCCTTCTGGGGCACGGGAGTCCTCGGCGGTTTCACCAGCTTTTCGACGTTCGCTTCCCTCACCCTCGCCCCCTCCCTCACCGTCGGCGCGGCCTACGCCGCGCTCACGGTCGTCGGCTGCGTCGGGGCGTGGCTCCTCGGGGACCGGCTGTGA
- a CDS encoding FluC/FEX family fluoride channel codes for MSTALLLVAAGGFLGGLGRWALSRWPGGLVGTWTANVLACVVVGAVVAKHDATGLLWGTGFAGALSTWSTLARELGELVKRRRWRTVILYAAATLSAGLAGVGLGILV; via the coding sequence GTGAGCACCGCGCTGCTGCTCGTCGCCGCCGGTGGCTTCCTCGGCGGGCTGGGCCGTTGGGCCCTGTCCCGCTGGCCGGGCGGGCTCGTGGGGACGTGGACGGCGAACGTGCTGGCCTGCGTGGTGGTAGGGGCGGTCGTCGCCAAGCATGATGCCACCGGATTGCTGTGGGGGACCGGCTTTGCCGGGGCCCTTTCCACCTGGTCGACGCTGGCGCGCGAGCTGGGTGAGCTCGTGAAAAGGCGCCGCTGGCGCACAGTGATCCTGTACGCGGCAGCGACGCTTTCTGCTGGTCTAGCCGGTGTGGGGCTGGGAATCTTAGTCTGA